A window of the Rhineura floridana isolate rRhiFlo1 chromosome 13, rRhiFlo1.hap2, whole genome shotgun sequence genome harbors these coding sequences:
- the BBS2 gene encoding Bardet-Biedl syndrome 2 protein isoform X2: protein MLVPVFTLKLNHKILPRMVAVGKYDGSHPCLTAATQAGKVFIHNPHARGQRITANRLAPSTQDADISLLNINEAVSCLTAGVLNPNLGCDSLLIGTRTSLLAYDVHNNADLFYAGVPDGANTIVLGTLGDISSPLAIIGGNCSLQGFNHEGKDLFWTVTGDNVRSLALCDFDGDGKKELLVGSEDFDIRVFKEDEIVAEMSETETVTALSPMCSSHFGYALSNGTVGIYNRTARYWRIKSKNQAMSIHAYDINSDGVCELITGWSSGKVDARSDRTGEVIFKDNFASSVAGIVQGDYRMDGNNQLICCSVDGEVRGYLPASQEMKGKLLDTSVDQDLIRELSQKKQNLLLELRNYEENTKQVELNIQVNEMDVQRGVIPANTQLQTALSVNLGSESESAHVELRISTSNDTIIRAVLIFAEGIFEGESHVIHPSLQNLSSRIKIPLIPPKDMPVELNIKAFVGYKNSLQFHVFELSRQLPRFSMYTLSSPDSASGPLSFVRFAISERVQTVIMWLKQNFLLPEDMETQNESFEACFTSLRDAGQLCIKMKPNGEISINTDNIDLAGDIVQSMASFWAIEDLQVEADFPAYFEEVRKALIVVDNSHTFSQKLTADMAEHSNLIRSMLVRAEDSRLMGDMDLQSQYNIRCSNNTELLSNLKAVNQAIQRAGRLRVGRPKTQVIAACRDAIKNNDVNVLIKIMRAGVTSSLLKKRLMETAVG, encoded by the exons ATGCTGGTGCCCGTCTTCACTCTCAAGCTCAACCACAAGATCCTGCCCCGCATGGTGGCGGTGGGCAAGTACGACGGCTCCCACCCGTGCCTGACGGCGGCCACGCAGGCCGGCAAG GTTTTTATTCATAATCCTCATGCACGTGGCCAGCGCATTACTGCAAACCGTTTAGCGCCCAGTACCCAGGATGCTGATATTTCTCTTCTGAACATTAATGAGGCAGTCAGCTGCTTAACTGCAGGGGTGCTCAACCCCAACCTTGGCTGCGATTCCCTTCTAATTGGTACACGTACCAGCTTGTTGGCATATGATGTTCACAACAATGCTGACTTATTTTATGCTGGG GTTCCTGACGGAGCAAACACGATAGTGCTGGGAACATTAGGAGACATTTCCTCACCTCTTGCTATTATTGGTGGAAACTGTTCCTTGCAAGGCTTTAATCATGAAGGAAAAGACCTTTTCTGGACG GTCACTGGTGACAATGTCCGCTCACTGGCATTGTGTGACTTTGATGGTGATGGGAAAAAAGAG cTACTTGTTGGGTCTGAAGATTTTGACATTAGAGTTTTTAAAGAAGACGAGATCGTGGCAGAAATGTCAGAGACAGAG ACCGTCACTGCGCTAAGCCCAATGTGCAGCAGTCATTTTGGCTATGCACTTTCTAATGGGACAGTTGGCATTTATAACCGAACAGCCCGCTACTGGAGAATTAAA TCTAAAAATCAGGCAATGAGCATACATGCATATGATATCAACTCTGACGGTGTGTGTGAGCTGATCACTGGGTGGTCCAGCGGGAAG GTCGATGCACGCAGTGACCGAACCGGAGAGGTCATCTTCAAGGATAATTTTGCTTCATCAGTTGCAGGAATAGTGCAGGGGGATTATCGAATGGATGGTAATAACCAGTTAATCTGCTGTTCTGTTGATGGTGAAG TACGAGGCTACCTGCCAGCTAGCCAAGAGATGAAGGGGAAATTGCTGGACACCAGTGTGGACCAGGACTTGATTCGAGAGCTGAGTCAAAAGAAACAAAATCTGCTGCTTGAGTTACGAAACTATgaagaaaacacaaag CAAGTGGAATTGAACATTCAAGTGAATGAGATGGATGTACAAAGAGGTGTGATTCCTGcaaacacccagctccaaacaGCACTCTCGGTCAACCTGGGCTCAGAGAGTGAATCTGCTCACGTTGAATTACGCATTTCCACATCCAATG ACACCATCATCCGAGCTGTCCTGATCTTTGCTGAAGGAATATTTGAAGGCGAGAGTCACGTGATCCATCCTAGTCTCCAAAACCTCTCGAGCCGCATTAAAATCCCACTCATCCCTCCTAAAGACATGCCAGTGGAGCTGAACATCAAGGCCTTTGTCGGTTACAAGAATAG TCTGCAGTTCCATGTCTTTGAGCTATCAAGGCAACTCCCTCGCTTCTCAATGTATACTCTGAGTAGTCCAGACTCTGCTTCTGGGCCTTTAAGCTTTGTACGATTCGCAATCAGTGAGAGGGTGCAAACA GTCATCATGTGGCTGAAACAAAATTTCCTGTTACCAGAGGACATGGAGACCCAAAATGAGTCATTTGAAGCCTGCTTTACCTCCCTGCGTGATGCAGGGCAGCTGTGCATCAAAATGAAGCCCAACGGGGAG ATCTCTATCAACACGGACAACATTGACTTGGCTGGTGACATTGTCCAGTCGATGGCCTCCTTTTGGGCAATTGAGGATTTGCAAGTTGAAGCAGATTTCCCAGCGTATTTTGAGGAGGTGCGCAAGGCCCTAATTGTG GTGGATAATTCTCATACATTCTCTCAGAAGCTCACAGCTGACATGGCAGAACATTCCAATCTCATTCGTAGCATGTTGGTTCGAGCAGAAGATTCACGCCTCATGGGAGACAT GGATTTACAGTCCCAGTACAACATTCGCTGCAGCAATAATACAGAGCTTTTAAGTAACCTCAAGGCTGTAAACCAGGCTATCCAAAGAGCAGGACGCTTGCGGG TTGGTAGGCCCAAGACACAGGTGATTGCTGCTTGCCGTGATGCTATTAAGAACAACGATGTCAATGTGCTTATCAAAATAATGCGCGCAGGAGTCACTTCCTCTTTATTAAAGAAAAGATTGATGGAGACTGCAGTGGGATGA
- the BBS2 gene encoding Bardet-Biedl syndrome 2 protein isoform X1 produces the protein MLVPVFTLKLNHKILPRMVAVGKYDGSHPCLTAATQAGKVFIHNPHARGQRITANRLAPSTQDADISLLNINEAVSCLTAGVLNPNLGCDSLLIGTRTSLLAYDVHNNADLFYAGVPDGANTIVLGTLGDISSPLAIIGGNCSLQGFNHEGKDLFWTVTGDNVRSLALCDFDGDGKKELLVGSEDFDIRVFKEDEIVAEMSETETVTALSPMCSSHFGYALSNGTVGIYNRTARYWRIKSKNQAMSIHAYDINSDGVCELITGWSSGKVDARSDRTGEVIFKDNFASSVAGIVQGDYRMDGNNQLICCSVDGEVRGYLPASQEMKGKLLDTSVDQDLIRELSQKKQNLLLELRNYEENTKQVELNIQVNEMDVQRGVIPANTQLQTALSVNLGSESESAHVELRISTSNDTIIRAVLIFAEGIFEGESHVIHPSLQNLSSRIKIPLIPPKDMPVELNIKAFVGYKNSLQFHVFELSRQLPRFSMYTLSSPDSASGPLSFVRFAISERVQTVIMWLKQNFLLPEDMETQNESFEACFTSLRDAGQLCIKMKPNGEISINTDNIDLAGDIVQSMASFWAIEDLQVEADFPAYFEEVRKALIVVDNSHTFSQKLTADMAEHSNLIRSMLVRAEDSRLMGDMKNMKKRYKDLYYLNRDLQSQYNIRCSNNTELLSNLKAVNQAIQRAGRLRVGRPKTQVIAACRDAIKNNDVNVLIKIMRAGVTSSLLKKRLMETAVG, from the exons ATGCTGGTGCCCGTCTTCACTCTCAAGCTCAACCACAAGATCCTGCCCCGCATGGTGGCGGTGGGCAAGTACGACGGCTCCCACCCGTGCCTGACGGCGGCCACGCAGGCCGGCAAG GTTTTTATTCATAATCCTCATGCACGTGGCCAGCGCATTACTGCAAACCGTTTAGCGCCCAGTACCCAGGATGCTGATATTTCTCTTCTGAACATTAATGAGGCAGTCAGCTGCTTAACTGCAGGGGTGCTCAACCCCAACCTTGGCTGCGATTCCCTTCTAATTGGTACACGTACCAGCTTGTTGGCATATGATGTTCACAACAATGCTGACTTATTTTATGCTGGG GTTCCTGACGGAGCAAACACGATAGTGCTGGGAACATTAGGAGACATTTCCTCACCTCTTGCTATTATTGGTGGAAACTGTTCCTTGCAAGGCTTTAATCATGAAGGAAAAGACCTTTTCTGGACG GTCACTGGTGACAATGTCCGCTCACTGGCATTGTGTGACTTTGATGGTGATGGGAAAAAAGAG cTACTTGTTGGGTCTGAAGATTTTGACATTAGAGTTTTTAAAGAAGACGAGATCGTGGCAGAAATGTCAGAGACAGAG ACCGTCACTGCGCTAAGCCCAATGTGCAGCAGTCATTTTGGCTATGCACTTTCTAATGGGACAGTTGGCATTTATAACCGAACAGCCCGCTACTGGAGAATTAAA TCTAAAAATCAGGCAATGAGCATACATGCATATGATATCAACTCTGACGGTGTGTGTGAGCTGATCACTGGGTGGTCCAGCGGGAAG GTCGATGCACGCAGTGACCGAACCGGAGAGGTCATCTTCAAGGATAATTTTGCTTCATCAGTTGCAGGAATAGTGCAGGGGGATTATCGAATGGATGGTAATAACCAGTTAATCTGCTGTTCTGTTGATGGTGAAG TACGAGGCTACCTGCCAGCTAGCCAAGAGATGAAGGGGAAATTGCTGGACACCAGTGTGGACCAGGACTTGATTCGAGAGCTGAGTCAAAAGAAACAAAATCTGCTGCTTGAGTTACGAAACTATgaagaaaacacaaag CAAGTGGAATTGAACATTCAAGTGAATGAGATGGATGTACAAAGAGGTGTGATTCCTGcaaacacccagctccaaacaGCACTCTCGGTCAACCTGGGCTCAGAGAGTGAATCTGCTCACGTTGAATTACGCATTTCCACATCCAATG ACACCATCATCCGAGCTGTCCTGATCTTTGCTGAAGGAATATTTGAAGGCGAGAGTCACGTGATCCATCCTAGTCTCCAAAACCTCTCGAGCCGCATTAAAATCCCACTCATCCCTCCTAAAGACATGCCAGTGGAGCTGAACATCAAGGCCTTTGTCGGTTACAAGAATAG TCTGCAGTTCCATGTCTTTGAGCTATCAAGGCAACTCCCTCGCTTCTCAATGTATACTCTGAGTAGTCCAGACTCTGCTTCTGGGCCTTTAAGCTTTGTACGATTCGCAATCAGTGAGAGGGTGCAAACA GTCATCATGTGGCTGAAACAAAATTTCCTGTTACCAGAGGACATGGAGACCCAAAATGAGTCATTTGAAGCCTGCTTTACCTCCCTGCGTGATGCAGGGCAGCTGTGCATCAAAATGAAGCCCAACGGGGAG ATCTCTATCAACACGGACAACATTGACTTGGCTGGTGACATTGTCCAGTCGATGGCCTCCTTTTGGGCAATTGAGGATTTGCAAGTTGAAGCAGATTTCCCAGCGTATTTTGAGGAGGTGCGCAAGGCCCTAATTGTG GTGGATAATTCTCATACATTCTCTCAGAAGCTCACAGCTGACATGGCAGAACATTCCAATCTCATTCGTAGCATGTTGGTTCGAGCAGAAGATTCACGCCTCATGGGAGACAT GAAAAATATGAAGAAACGATACAAAGATCTCTATTATCTCAACAGGGATTTACAGTCCCAGTACAACATTCGCTGCAGCAATAATACAGAGCTTTTAAGTAACCTCAAGGCTGTAAACCAGGCTATCCAAAGAGCAGGACGCTTGCGGG TTGGTAGGCCCAAGACACAGGTGATTGCTGCTTGCCGTGATGCTATTAAGAACAACGATGTCAATGTGCTTATCAAAATAATGCGCGCAGGAGTCACTTCCTCTTTATTAAAGAAAAGATTGATGGAGACTGCAGTGGGATGA